A single region of the Pyricularia oryzae 70-15 chromosome 4, whole genome shotgun sequence genome encodes:
- a CDS encoding manganese lipoxygenase produces the protein MRVLVWIAGLAPLAVAVPSSSYRVAVAARADNTSASVAPSQNVSGAAPPELVVYTLPCEDGNSTARTAEIRLKQATLLYGPSLLGNASYFPGGPLGDAISLRDQTVWEGAAVVQSLRAFTDAAKVAANIKQNGGLNSLDDFKVLYQDGWKGSVPQGIARGQSENYTSDLLFSMERLSVNPYILKRLHPTEDALPFQVDRATVKQLTKTSLKALHAAGRLFVADHSYQRNYTRLANRYSAACTALFYLDPRSNQFLPLAIKTNVGADLTYTPLDTDNNNWLLAKIMFNNNDLFHGQIFHVAYPHAIAEIVHLAALRTMSARHPVLALMERLMYQAYAVRPLGERVLFNKGGLFEQNFAYPQDMVYKFVGDSYPTTGRWRAGYLDTDVRARGLVDADYGPELPHFPFYEDGSRLVEVIRRFVRSFVDATYHESDEMVAKDAELQAWVAEANGPAGVEDFEPGPLDTRERLVEVLTHMAWLTGCAHHVLNQGEPVTASGVLPMHPTALYAPVPTSKANTTADLLGYLPSAQKSVDQVTLLARFNRPDVVPTNQTLRYMFAAPQLLLGNGEAYRRANQRFVRAMGRISDEVK, from the exons ATCGCGGGGTTGGCGccactggccgtggccgtcCCCTCGAGCAGCTATCGAGTTGCTGTTGCAGCTCGTGCTGACAACACGTCTGCCTCCGTCGCCCCCAGCCAGAACGTGAGTGGCGCTGCCCCTCCAGAGCTGGTTGTGTACACGCTACCATGCGAAGACGGCAACTCCACTGCTCGCACGGCGGAAATCCGGCTCAAGCAGGCGACGCTGCTCTATGGCCCGTCGCTGCTGGGAAACGCTTCTTACTTTCCGGGGGGACCCCTCGGCGACGCCATCTCTCTGCGGGACCAGACGGTGTGGGAGGGTGCCGCGGTAGTCCAATCACTTCGTGCGTTTACAGACGCTGCCAAGGTAGCTGCCAACATCAAACAG AATGGTGGACTGAACAGCCTTGATGATTTCAAGGTGCTGTACCAGGACGGGTGGAAGGGCTCCGTGCCTCAAGGCATCGCTCGGGGCCAATCAGAGAACTACACTTCTGATCTTCTCTTCTCCATGGAACGCTTGTCCGTCAACCCGTACATCCTCAAGCGGCTTCACCCGACCGAGGACGCGTTGCCGTTCCAGGTGGACCGGGCGACGGTCAAGCAGCTCACCAAGACGAGCCTCAAGGCGCTGCACGCCGCCGGCCGCCTCTTCGTGGCGGACCACAGCTACCAGCGCAACTACACCAGGCTTGCGAACCGGTACTCGGCGGCCTGCACGGCGCTCTTCTACCTGGACCCGCGCAGCAACCAGTTCCTGCCTCTGGCCATCAAGACCAACGTCGGCGCCGACCTGACCTACACGCCGCTCGACACGGACAACAacaactggctgctggccaagATCATGTTCAACAACAACGACCTCTTCCACGGCCAAATCTTCCACGTCGCCTACCCGCACGCCATCGCCGAGATCGTCCACCTCGCCGCCCTCCGCACCATGAGCGCCCGCCACCCGGTCCTCGCCCTGATGGAGCGATTAATGTACCAAGCCTACGCGGTGCGGCCCCTCGGCGAGCGAGTTCTCTTCAACAAGGGTGGCCTGTTTGAGCAGAACTTTGCCTACCCGCAGGACATGGTCTACAAGTTCGTCGGGGACTCGTACCCCACCACGGGGAGGTGGCGCGCGGGGTACCTGGACACGGACGTCCGGGCCAGGGGGCTGGTTGATGCCGACTACGGCCCCGAGCTGCCGCACTTCCCCTTTTACGAGGACGGCTCGCGGCTGGTCGAGGTGATCCGGAGGTTTGTGCGCAGCTTCGTCGACGCGACGTACCACGAGAGCGACGAGATGGTGGCCAAGGACGCGGAGCTGCAGGCGTGGGTGGCCGAGGCCAACGGGCCGGCGGGGGTGGAGGACTTTGAGCCGGGCCCGCTGGACACGCGGGAGCGGCTGGTGGAGGTGCTGACGCACATGGCGTGGCTGACGGGGTGCGCGCACCACGTGCTCAACCAGGGCGAGCCGGTCACGGCGTCGGGGGTGCTGCCCATGCACCCGACGGCCCTGTACGCGCCGGTGCcgacgtccaaggccaaCACGACGGCGGACCTGCTGGGCTACCTGCCGAGCGCGCAAAAGTCGGTCGACCAGGTCACGCTGCTGGCGCGCTTCAACCGGCCAGACGTCGTGCCCACCAACCAGACGCTGAGGTACATGTTTGCCGCGCCacagctgctgctgggcaACGGCGAGGCCTACAGGCGGGCCAACCAGAGGTTCGTCAGGGCCATGGGGAGGATCAGCGACGAGgtcaagtag